A region from the Bacteroidota bacterium genome encodes:
- a CDS encoding CTP synthase, translating to MPKTKYIFVTGGVTSSLGKGIISASLGKLLQARGFKVTILKLDPYINIDPGTMNPFEHGECYVTDDGTETDLDLGHYERFLNIPTSKSNNVTTGKIYQSVIEKERRGDYLGKTVQIIPHITDEIKRMIKILGKGQKYDVVITEVGGTVGDIESLPYIEALRQLKWDFGQNCLVIHLTLVPFLPSSGELKTKPTQHSVKMLLENGVQPDILVLRTQKELTQDVRKKVALFCNVTIDCVIESIDVSTIYEVPLKMRSEKLDERVLTKLGLQDTEDPALIPWTNFVSKLKEPEFHTEIALVGKYIELADAYKSILESIIHAGAANKTKIKVNLISSENINNDNVEEIFKNIKGVIVAPGFGFRGIEGKIIAIKHVRENNIPFLGICLGMQCAVIEFGRNILNLDKAHSTEMNPKTPNPVIDIMAEQKDINEKGGTMRLGTYPCKIIKGSSIEQIYNEEIISERHRHRYEFNNEYLSLYEEAGMKAVGINPDSNLVEIVELSGHQWFVGVQFHPEYKSTVLNPHPIFVSFIKNIIGN from the coding sequence GTGCCAAAAACTAAATATATTTTTGTAACTGGTGGTGTAACCTCTTCCCTCGGAAAAGGAATTATTTCTGCATCCCTTGGAAAATTGCTTCAAGCACGAGGTTTTAAAGTGACAATTCTAAAATTAGACCCATACATTAATATAGATCCAGGGACAATGAATCCATTTGAACATGGAGAATGCTATGTTACAGACGATGGCACTGAAACCGATCTTGACTTAGGGCACTACGAAAGATTTCTAAATATTCCTACCTCAAAATCTAATAATGTAACCACTGGAAAAATCTATCAATCAGTAATTGAAAAAGAACGTCGTGGTGATTATCTTGGCAAGACAGTTCAAATCATTCCTCATATCACTGATGAAATCAAAAGAATGATTAAAATTCTTGGGAAAGGTCAGAAATATGATGTTGTAATTACAGAAGTTGGAGGAACAGTTGGAGACATTGAATCTTTACCATATATTGAAGCATTGAGGCAATTAAAATGGGATTTCGGTCAGAATTGCCTGGTAATTCACCTTACTTTAGTTCCATTTCTACCATCATCGGGCGAATTAAAAACTAAACCTACACAACATTCAGTTAAGATGCTGCTCGAAAATGGTGTCCAGCCAGACATTCTTGTTTTACGAACTCAAAAAGAACTTACTCAAGATGTTAGAAAAAAAGTTGCATTGTTTTGCAATGTTACCATCGATTGTGTAATAGAATCAATAGATGTTTCTACCATCTATGAAGTTCCATTGAAAATGCGTTCTGAAAAATTAGATGAAAGAGTTTTAACCAAACTTGGATTGCAAGACACAGAAGACCCAGCTTTAATTCCATGGACAAATTTCGTATCAAAGTTAAAAGAACCTGAATTTCATACCGAAATTGCATTAGTTGGAAAATATATAGAATTAGCCGATGCTTATAAATCTATTTTAGAATCCATAATACATGCTGGTGCTGCAAATAAAACAAAAATTAAAGTCAATCTGATATCCTCAGAAAATATAAATAATGATAATGTAGAAGAAATTTTCAAAAATATAAAAGGAGTAATTGTAGCTCCTGGGTTTGGGTTTCGAGGTATCGAAGGAAAAATAATTGCTATAAAACATGTTCGAGAAAACAATATACCATTTTTAGGTATTTGTCTCGGGATGCAATGTGCTGTTATAGAATTTGGGAGAAATATTCTGAATTTAGATAAAGCTCATTCTACTGAAATGAACCCGAAAACTCCTAATCCGGTCATTGATATTATGGCAGAGCAAAAAGACATCAATGAAAAAGGTGGGACAATGCGTCTAGGAACGTACCCATGCAAAATTATTAAAGGGAGTTCAATTGAACAAATCTACAATGAAGAAATTATTTCTGAAAGACATCGGCATAGATACGAATTCAATAATGAGTACCTTTCCCTATACGAAGAAGCAGGTATGAAAGCAGTAGGTATAAATCCTGATTCAAATCTTGTGGAAATTGTAGAACTTTCAGGACATCAATGGTTTGTAGGGGTACAATTTCATCCTGAATATAAAAGTACAGTATTGAACCCCCACCCTATATTTGTTAGTTTCATTAAAAATATTATTGGAAACTAA